GGCCGTTACTGACGAGCGGCGTGAGGTAGCTGAGCAGCGCGTCGAACCACACGTACGTGACGTGGTCGGCGTCCCAGGGCAGTTCGATGCCCCAGGGCACGCGGTTTTTCGGGCGGCTGATGCTGAGCGGCCCGACGGGTTCTTTCAGCATTTCCAGGACTTCGTTGCGGTACCCGGCGGGCTGGATCAGGTCCGGATTGGCCTGGAGGTAGTCCAGCAGCCACGGCTGGTACTTTTCCATGTTGAAGAAGTAGTTCGCCTCGCGCCGCAGTTCGGGGGGGTCCTTGTCGCCGGGGAAGCGGCGGACGCCGTCGGCGTTCTCGACGAGTTCCTTCTCGGTGACGTAGCGTTCGGCGCCCACCGAGTACAGGCCCTCGTACTCGGCGAAGTAGATGTCTCCGGCGTCGTACACGCGCTGGAGGATTTCCTGGACGAAGCGTTTGTGGCGCGCGGAGGTGGTCCGCACGAACTCGTCGTAGCTGATGCCCAGGTTCTTCCACAGGCCCTGGAAGGCGCGCTCGGAGAGGTCGTCCACGAGTTCCTGGGGGGTCACGCCGGCCTTGGCGGCGGCCTTGCTGATCTTCTCGCCGTGCTCGTCGGTGCCCATGACGAACGTGACCGGGCGGCCCGCGAGGCGCTGGTAGCGGGCGATGGCGTCGGTCAGGATCTTCTCGTAGACGTGCCCGATATGTGGGGCGCCGTTGGCGTAGTCGATGGCGGCCGTGATGAAAAACGGGGTGGATGCTGCTTGGCTCATGGTCTCCCTTCCTTCCCGACCGGCTCCCTGATGAGAGGAGGGTCGGGCAACCCTGTCAGAATACGGAATTTTGCGCGTCCCGGCGTGACCTCCGGCCAGCGGTTTCGGGAGCGGCGCGGGGTGCGGGCGGCGTGGGGTGCGGGCAGCGCGGGGTGCGGTCAGGCAGCGCGGCCCGGCATTCGCCCGTGGACAGGGCGGGCGCGGGAGGTGGGTGCGGCGCAGCGGGGTCGGTGCGGCATGCGTTCACTGTACCGGGCGGGGCGCGTGTGGGCGTTAGGCCATCTGGCCTGCCCGACTGAAGGTTTACCCATCATTGCACTTGAGAAAACAAAGTTACTGTGTGGGTATGTCCGCACCCCTCACCCGTCCCGCCACGCTCGCCTCTGCCCACCCGCCGACAGCCGCAGGCGCCGCGCCCGACCGCCTGACCCAGGTCACGCTGCTGCTGCTCTCCACGCTGACCATCATGAGCGGCGCCACCATCGCCCCCGCACTGCCCGCCATGCAGGCGCACTTCGCGGACGTCCCGAACGCCGCCTTCCTGGTCAAGCTGTCCCTGACCATCGTGGGACTGGTCATCGCGCTGACCGCCCCGCTCAGCGGCGTGCTGGCCGACCGCTACGGCCGCCGCCCGGTGCTGCTGGCCTCGCTGGTGCTGTACGCGCTGGGCGGCGGCGCGGGATTGATCGCGGACTCCATCGGGTCGCTGCTGGCCGGACGGATCGTGCTGGGGCTGGCCGTGGCAGGCACCATGACGGCCGCCGGGGCGCTCGTGAACGACCTGTTCAGCGGCCCGGCCCGCGGGAAGTTCCTGAGTCAGCAGGCGGCGTTCGGGAACTTCGGCGGCGCGGTCCTGATGCCGCTCGGAGGCCTGCTGGCCGCCGCGTCGTGGCGCGCCCCGTTCGCGCTGTACCTGATCGCGCTGCTGCTGATCCCCCTGACCCTGCGGCTGGCCGGGGGCCTGCCCGCCCCGCTGCCCACCGACACCGCCCAGGACTCCAGGCCCCGCTGGGCCAGCATCGGCGTGATCTACGCCCTGTCGGTCGGGTACATGATCGTGTTCTACCTGATGCCCACCCAGGGACCGTTCCTGCTGCGCACGCTGGGCGCCGCGCCCGCCGTGACCGGGTTGCTGCTGGGGGCGTTCACGCTGGTCGCGGCGATCACCTCGCTGGTGTACTCGCGGTTCACCGGGCGCTTTCACTCGCAGCGGACGGCGGCGCTGGGCCTGATCCTGCTGGCCGCCGGGTGGCTGACCGTGTCCGGCGCGGACACCGTCACGGGCGCGCTGCTGGGCCTGATCCTGGGCGGCATGGGCGGCGGGCTGGTCTTCCCGAACCTGTACACCTGGCTGGCCGACCTGACGCCCCCCGCGTGGCGCGGCCGGGTCACGGCGGGCATGAGCAGCGCCATCTTCCTGGGGCAGTTCCTGAGCCCGGTCCTGCTGACCAGTCAGCCGGGCCACGAGGGCCTGATCTTCCGGGTGGGCGCGCTGCTGGCCGCCGTGATGAGCGCCGCGCTGGTGGCCTTCAGCCTGCGCCGCGCACGGGCCACCACGGCAGGCTGACCTTCAGTCCAGCCGTAACCCGAACGTGAGTGCGCCCGGTGTGTGCGCCAGTTCGGCGGGGTGCAGTTCCGTGAAGCCCAGGTGCCGGTAGAAGCCCTGGGCGCTGACGTTGCGCGTCCCGACGCCCAGGTGCACGCCGGGCGATCCGGCGGCCCGCAGTGCGTCCAGCAGCGTGTGCATCAGGGCGCGGCCCCGGCCGCCTCCCTGCATGCGGGGCAGCAGGTCGATGTGCAGGTGCGACGGGTACGTGCCCAGCAGCTCGCGCGGCGCGCGGGGCGGGTGGTGGATCAGGTGCGCGATCCGCTCGTCCGGGGTGCGCCCGGCGGGCGGGGTGGCCTGCGGGTCCGGGTACTGGAGGCGCAGTGGCGGCCACCACTCGCGTTCCAGGGTGTCCTCGAAGGCGGCGGTGTCCGGCGTGCCCAGCACGTACCCGCCCACGCCCAGGGTGTCCTCCAGCACGAAGGCGAAGTCCGGCGCGAAGCTCAGGTACGGCGCGGCGTACACCTGCCCCAGCAGCAGCGGGTCGCGGTACAGGTGCGTGGCGTCCTGGCCGCTGTCGCCGGTATGCAGGCAGATGCCGAGCAGAGCGGCGCGGTCGGATTCGCGGGCGGGGCGCAGGGTGACCATGCCCCGCAGTGCAGCACACCGGCGGGCCGCGCGGGGTGGGAGGTGGTGCGAACCTGCCGCCCGCCGCTGTTTCTGTTCACAGCGGAATGTACACTGGTGGGGATGATTGCCTACCTGTCCGGCGTGGTCCGGGAAATTCGTGAACACAGCGCCGTGATCGTGGCGGGCGGCGTGGGGTACGAGGTGCAGTGCCCGTCCAGCACCCTGGGAAAACTCACGGCGGGCGAGACGGCCGAACTGAACACCCGCTTCGTCGTCCGCGAGGACGCGCAACTGCTGTTCGGCTTTCACGACACCGACAGCGGGCGGCTGTTCGACCTGCTGACCAGCGTGAGCGGCGTGGGGCCGCGCATGGGACTGGCGATGCTGTCGGCCATGCCGGTCAGCGCGCTGGCCGCCGGACTGCTGGGCGGCGACGTGAAACTCCTGAGCAGCGTCAGCGGCGTGGGCAAGAAGACCGCCGAGCGACTGGTCCTGGAATTGCAGGGCAAGGTGCCCGAGCACCTGGCGGCCCCGGCGGCGGGCGGCGCGGGCGTCAAGGCGGCGCGGGTCACGACCACCGCCGGGCGTGACGCGGTGGACGCCCTGCTGGCCCTGGGGTTCCGGGAGGCGCAGGTGCGGGCGGTCGTGGCCGAACTGCTGGCCGCCGACGCGGACCTGAGCGCCGACGGCCTGATCCGCCGGGCGCTCGGTCGCCTGCGGTGACCTCCGGGAATCACGACACCCAGGCGGGAGGTGACGCGCAGGCGGGCGTCAGCGGGCCAGTCCCACCGATCGGCGCCCCGCCGGAACCGGACGCCGGGGCCGAAGACGGGGCCAGTCCGGCCAACCCGACCAGCGGGGACAGCGGGAACGGAGCGCAGAGCGAACCGACGCAGCGGGTCACGTGGCTGGAACTGTTCTACGACCTGATCTTCGTGGTGGCGTTCGATCAGCTGGCCCTGCGGCTGGGGGACGCGCGCAGCCCCGAGAACCTGCTGGTGTTCGGCCTGACGTTCACGGCGGTGTGGTGGGCCTGGGCGAACAACACCCTGTTCGCCGCGCGGTACGGCAACGAGCGGCGCACCTACCGGATGGTGACGCTGGCACAACTGCTGACCATGACGCTGCTGGCCATGACGCTGCGCGGCGACCTGAGCGACACCGGCGTGTGGTTCGCCCTGGCGTACGGCGTGAATCACCTGTTGCAGGCGGGCCTGTACCTGCGGGCGTCCCGGACGGTCACGGCCGATCAGATGCCGCCGGGAGCCGGGGACACCGGGGACGCCGGCGTGGAGGGGCGGGCGCTGTTCGCACGGCGAATGGCCGGCACGTTCGCGCTGGCGGCCGCCGTGTGGGTCGCCTCGGCGTTCCTGCCGGGCGGCAGCGCCGCGCAACTGCTGGCCTGGCTGGCCGCGCTGCTGATCGACGGGTTGCGCGTGCCGCTGGTCCGCAGCGGCGAGCGGCACGCCCCGCCGCACGCCGATCACCTGCCCGAACGGGTGGGACTGCTGCAGATCATCGCGCTGGGCGCCATCGTGACCGAGATCGTCACCGGGGGCCGCCAGCAGGCCCTGACGCCCGCCGCGCTGCTGCCCGCCATGGGGGGCGTCCTGACCGTCGTGGCGCTGTGGCAGCTGTACTTCTCGCAGGCGCGTACGCTGCCGCTGCTGGAAACCCGCCGCGCCGGGCAGGTCCGGCACCTGCTGGCGTGGCTGTACGCGCACCTGCCGTTCACGGTCAGCGTGGTGATGCTGGGCGTGGGCCTGGGCCATACCCTCGGCAGCGCCGACCCGGCCGAGGACGCCGCGTACCAGAAACTGCTGACGTTCCCGCTGGCCGGGGCGTTCCTGTCCCTGGCCTTCCTGCGACTGAACGCCCTGCGCATCACGCGGCGCACCCGGCGGGACCGCAGCCTGCTGACCCTGCTGCTGGGCGGGGTGCTGGCGGCGACCCTGGCAGTCCCGGACCTGGATACGCCCCGGCTGCTGCTGCTGGTCACGGCCCTCAGCGTGGCGGTGGCGGGCGTAGTGTCCACCGACCCCGCCACGCGCCGCCTGAACGTCATCGAGGAACACGTCATCGAGGAACACGTCATCGAGGAACAGAGCCTGGACGCCGACCCGGAGGACGGCCCGCCCGACCCGACCCGCTGAGCGTGGGGGCGAAACTGGCCCTTACCTGTCATCAGTGGTGCGGACAGGTTCATAACTTCAGGGCAGACCAGCGATGAACACGCAGAGTTTACCCCTCCCCCTTGAGGGGGGAGGCTGGGAGGGGGTGAGCAGGATTGGCGTTACAGAAGACGTGTTCCATACTTTTCCCCTCTAGCGCCTGAACAGTGTCCGCACCATTGGTCATACGGACTGCCGTTTGTTTCGCTGACAATCCGGAACTTCACCGCCCCTGCCAGCTCCACGCCCGGAACCCGCCCGGCTCCTCCTCGCATCCGCTCGGACCCAGTGGTCTTTGCAGCCCATTCAATCGGAGTCCGTATCAGAGGGGGGGGCGGGCGTGCAGGTCGTCCAGGTCCGCGTACCCGCCCACGAACAGCGCGACCCGCAGCTCGTGAATGAACTGCCGCAGCCAGTCCTCGGCGGCGTCGGCGCTGTCCAGGGCGGGTTCCAGCAGTGGGCGGGCCACGGCGACCACCTGCGCGCCGAGGCTCAGGGCGC
This portion of the Deinococcus seoulensis genome encodes:
- a CDS encoding MFS transporter, whose product is MSAPLTRPATLASAHPPTAAGAAPDRLTQVTLLLLSTLTIMSGATIAPALPAMQAHFADVPNAAFLVKLSLTIVGLVIALTAPLSGVLADRYGRRPVLLASLVLYALGGGAGLIADSIGSLLAGRIVLGLAVAGTMTAAGALVNDLFSGPARGKFLSQQAAFGNFGGAVLMPLGGLLAAASWRAPFALYLIALLLIPLTLRLAGGLPAPLPTDTAQDSRPRWASIGVIYALSVGYMIVFYLMPTQGPFLLRTLGAAPAVTGLLLGAFTLVAAITSLVYSRFTGRFHSQRTAALGLILLAAGWLTVSGADTVTGALLGLILGGMGGGLVFPNLYTWLADLTPPAWRGRVTAGMSSAIFLGQFLSPVLLTSQPGHEGLIFRVGALLAAVMSAALVAFSLRRARATTAG
- a CDS encoding GNAT family N-acetyltransferase — protein: MVTLRPARESDRAALLGICLHTGDSGQDATHLYRDPLLLGQVYAAPYLSFAPDFAFVLEDTLGVGGYVLGTPDTAAFEDTLEREWWPPLRLQYPDPQATPPAGRTPDERIAHLIHHPPRAPRELLGTYPSHLHIDLLPRMQGGGRGRALMHTLLDALRAAGSPGVHLGVGTRNVSAQGFYRHLGFTELHPAELAHTPGALTFGLRLD
- the ruvA gene encoding Holliday junction branch migration protein RuvA codes for the protein MIAYLSGVVREIREHSAVIVAGGVGYEVQCPSSTLGKLTAGETAELNTRFVVREDAQLLFGFHDTDSGRLFDLLTSVSGVGPRMGLAMLSAMPVSALAAGLLGGDVKLLSSVSGVGKKTAERLVLELQGKVPEHLAAPAAGGAGVKAARVTTTAGRDAVDALLALGFREAQVRAVVAELLAADADLSADGLIRRALGRLR
- a CDS encoding low temperature requirement protein A — encoded protein: MTSGNHDTQAGGDAQAGVSGPVPPIGAPPEPDAGAEDGASPANPTSGDSGNGAQSEPTQRVTWLELFYDLIFVVAFDQLALRLGDARSPENLLVFGLTFTAVWWAWANNTLFAARYGNERRTYRMVTLAQLLTMTLLAMTLRGDLSDTGVWFALAYGVNHLLQAGLYLRASRTVTADQMPPGAGDTGDAGVEGRALFARRMAGTFALAAAVWVASAFLPGGSAAQLLAWLAALLIDGLRVPLVRSGERHAPPHADHLPERVGLLQIIALGAIVTEIVTGGRQQALTPAALLPAMGGVLTVVALWQLYFSQARTLPLLETRRAGQVRHLLAWLYAHLPFTVSVVMLGVGLGHTLGSADPAEDAAYQKLLTFPLAGAFLSLAFLRLNALRITRRTRRDRSLLTLLLGGVLAATLAVPDLDTPRLLLLVTALSVAVAGVVSTDPATRRLNVIEEHVIEEHVIEEQSLDADPEDGPPDPTR